The proteins below come from a single Macaca fascicularis isolate 582-1 chromosome 9, T2T-MFA8v1.1 genomic window:
- the NUDT5 gene encoding ADP-sugar pyrophosphatase isoform X3 has translation MESQEPTQSSQNGKQYIISEELISEGKWVKLEKTTYMDPTGKTRTWESVKRTTRKEQTADGVAVIPVLQRTLHYECIVLVKQFRPPMGGYCIEFPAGLIDDGETPEAAALRELEEETGYKGDVAECSPAVCMDPGLSNCTTHIVTVTINGDDAENARPKPKPGDGEFVEVISLPKNDLLQRLHALVAEEHLTVDARVYSYALALKHANAKPFEVPFLKF, from the exons ATGGAGAGCCAAGAACCAACGCAATCTTCTCAGAATGGCAAACAATATATTATTTCAGAGGAG ttaatttcagaaggaaaatgGGTCAAGCTTGAAAAAACAACGTACATGGATCCTACTGGTAAAACtag AACTTGGGAATCAGTGAAACGTACAACCAGGAAAGAGCAGACTGCGGATG GTGTCGCAGTCATCCCCGTGCTGCAGAGAACGCTTCACTATGAGTGTATCGTTCTGGTGAAACAGTTCCGGCCACCAATGGGGGGCTACTGCATAGAGTTCCCTGCAG GTCTCATAGACGACGGTGAAACCCCAGAAGCAGCTGCTCTCCGGGAGCTTGAGGAAGAAACCGGCTACAAAGGGGACGTTGCCGAATGTTCTCCAG CGGTCTGTATGGACCCAGGCTTGTCAAACTGTACCACACACATCGTGACAGTCACCATTAACGGAGATGATGCCGAAAACGCCAGGCCGAAGCCAAAGCCAG GGGATGGAG AATTTGTGGAAGTCATTTCTTTACCCAAGAATGACCTGCTGCAGAGACTCCATG CGCTGGTAGCTGAAGAACATCTTACAGTGGACGCCAGGGTCTATTCCTACGCTCTAGCGCTGAAACATGCCAATGCGAAGCCATTTGAAGTGCCCTTCTTGAAATTTTAA
- the NUDT5 gene encoding ADP-sugar pyrophosphatase isoform X1: MESQEPTQSSQNGKQYIISEELISEGKWVKLEKTTYMDPTGKTSVWDGTFSAFPSTVLQSLGLTLGGSRESYAKRTWESVKRTTRKEQTADGVAVIPVLQRTLHYECIVLVKQFRPPMGGYCIEFPAGLIDDGETPEAAALRELEEETGYKGDVAECSPAVCMDPGLSNCTTHIVTVTINGDDAENARPKPKPGDGGMFHNSSWPSVYSFL; encoded by the exons ATGGAGAGCCAAGAACCAACGCAATCTTCTCAGAATGGCAAACAATATATTATTTCAGAGGAG ttaatttcagaaggaaaatgGGTCAAGCTTGAAAAAACAACGTACATGGATCCTACTGGTAAAACtag TGTTTGGGATGGGACCTTCAGTGCTTTTCCCAGCACTGTTCTTCAGTCTTTAGGACTAACCTTAGGAGGCAGCAGAGAGAGCTATGCCAAAAG AACTTGGGAATCAGTGAAACGTACAACCAGGAAAGAGCAGACTGCGGATG GTGTCGCAGTCATCCCCGTGCTGCAGAGAACGCTTCACTATGAGTGTATCGTTCTGGTGAAACAGTTCCGGCCACCAATGGGGGGCTACTGCATAGAGTTCCCTGCAG GTCTCATAGACGACGGTGAAACCCCAGAAGCAGCTGCTCTCCGGGAGCTTGAGGAAGAAACCGGCTACAAAGGGGACGTTGCCGAATGTTCTCCAG CGGTCTGTATGGACCCAGGCTTGTCAAACTGTACCACACACATCGTGACAGTCACCATTAACGGAGATGATGCCGAAAACGCCAGGCCGAAGCCAAAGCCAG GGGATGGAGGTATGTTCCACAACTCCTCGTGGCCGAGTGTGTACAGCTTCTTgtag
- the NUDT5 gene encoding ADP-sugar pyrophosphatase isoform X2, producing the protein MESQEPTQSSQNGKQYIISEELISEGKWVKLEKTTYMDPTGKTRTWESVKRTTRKEQTADGVAVIPVLQRTLHYECIVLVKQFRPPMGGYCIEFPAGLIDDGETPEAAALRELEEETGYKGDVAECSPAVCMDPGLSNCTTHIVTVTINGDDAENARPKPKPGDGGMFHNSSWPSVYSFL; encoded by the exons ATGGAGAGCCAAGAACCAACGCAATCTTCTCAGAATGGCAAACAATATATTATTTCAGAGGAG ttaatttcagaaggaaaatgGGTCAAGCTTGAAAAAACAACGTACATGGATCCTACTGGTAAAACtag AACTTGGGAATCAGTGAAACGTACAACCAGGAAAGAGCAGACTGCGGATG GTGTCGCAGTCATCCCCGTGCTGCAGAGAACGCTTCACTATGAGTGTATCGTTCTGGTGAAACAGTTCCGGCCACCAATGGGGGGCTACTGCATAGAGTTCCCTGCAG GTCTCATAGACGACGGTGAAACCCCAGAAGCAGCTGCTCTCCGGGAGCTTGAGGAAGAAACCGGCTACAAAGGGGACGTTGCCGAATGTTCTCCAG CGGTCTGTATGGACCCAGGCTTGTCAAACTGTACCACACACATCGTGACAGTCACCATTAACGGAGATGATGCCGAAAACGCCAGGCCGAAGCCAAAGCCAG GGGATGGAGGTATGTTCCACAACTCCTCGTGGCCGAGTGTGTACAGCTTCTTgtag